The genomic region ATAATATAGGAGATTCCTGTATCTATCCAGCTTCTTTGCAGCCAAACACCTCATTTCAACAAAGTATAATGAAAAATGGAAATCTGGTTCTGCACATCCATTACTTGATCCTTGTCTGATCAGTTTACCTTTCAGCGTAAATAATTTACCTTTATAAGGTAAACCGCCTCATCCGGATCAACCTGGGAATCAGGAGTAAAGATGATTCTGCGCTTCGCAAAATATCTGCTATTACTGACATTTTTAATAACATGTGTCTGCTCCTATTTCGGGATGGTGACAAAGAAGGTAAGAGTAAGAACAATCAGCAGAATATCACAGTCCAGAAATCGCATTCTGTCTCCTGAAGACTGTATCGCTGTATATGGACAGGTGCAGAATTCCGATTCTTCCTTGCATAATCTCCTTGTGGCTGCCATTTCCCACAAATTCGGAAAAGTCGAAATTGTCGATTACCACCAGGTTTATAAATCCGGTTACTTTTCATTGTATCTGCCCCCTGGTCATTATCCGATGTATGTTTTTGCTGATATAAACAAAGACGGGTTATTTGAGAGCAATGAATGTGTTGGCTTTTACACAGACTCTCCTATGCTATCTGTTAAAAAGAGGAAACAGCAGAGGCTCTTAGGGCCTGTAATCCTGAAAGTTGCGGAAAACAAGGTTTATGACCTTGATTTGCCATTATCCATTAAAGTGAACAAAATGGAGAAAATTGTAGAGTCGAAGTATTACCCTGCAGGTACAATCCGGACTCTTGATGATCATATTTTCTCACCTGATATCGCGATGCTTGGAGTTTATGAACCTGCATCCTTTCTGCAAAGAGCAGGTGGCTACCTCTATGCACTGGAGGAACTGGATACAAACAAAAATCCCATAATTTTTGTCCATGGATTCGGGGGAACTCCCCGTGAGTTCAAATACATAGCTGAGAAGATCGACAGATCCCGTTATGAACCGCTCTTTTTCTACTATCCCTCCGGAGAGCGGTTACAGATGATTGCTGATATTTTCTATGAAATCTTCCTTTCTCAGAGAGTTTTTGACATGCGAAAGAGAAGTGTAGTTATCTGT from Fibrobacter sp. harbors:
- a CDS encoding alpha/beta hydrolase, which translates into the protein MILRFAKYLLLLTFLITCVCSYFGMVTKKVRVRTISRISQSRNRILSPEDCIAVYGQVQNSDSSLHNLLVAAISHKFGKVEIVDYHQVYKSGYFSLYLPPGHYPMYVFADINKDGLFESNECVGFYTDSPMLSVKKRKQQRLLGPVILKVAENKVYDLDLPLSIKVNKMEKIVESKYYPAGTIRTLDDHIFSPDIAMLGVYEPASFLQRAGGYLYALEELDTNKNPIIFVHGFGGTPREFKYIAEKIDRSRYEPLFFYYPSGERLQMIADIFYEIFLSQRVFDMRKRSVVICAHSMGGLVARAAVNHYVSDNREEFLKAFISIATPYGGVESAAAGVQQAPVVIPAWRDVASGSAFLESLYKTKIPENIPFYLLFAFRSPKLLKTGENSDGTIGIRSQLFPAAQFSAKSVYGFDETHTGVLTSDKVIEVLNEILAGIEGPAYLSPETINADTVISNN